GCCGAGTTTTTCGCCGAGGTTGGCTGCTTCGTAAATATCGGGCTGTACGGTGCCGTCTGGTTTGATGAAGGAGAGTTTGGTTTCCCCATTGTCCAGACTGAGTACTGTAGTGCCCTGCGAGAAATTTGTTTTACCGCTGACAATGAAATCATGGAAATATTTCATCCCATTACTATTATCCGTGATGGTTAGTTTACCCCTGTACCTGTTGGCGCCCAGGCCATACACAGTCCTGATCTCAGGTCCCTTGAAACTAATATCGGAAGTCAGTTCCGGTATGGCGATCTTCCAATCGAAATTGAGCTTTGTGAGATCACTGTATTGAATGGTGGGTTTGATGATCAGGCTGTCTCCCACAAACACTGAATAAACGGTATCCAGGTTGGTGATGATGGGCTTTTCGGGAACGTTGTAATCGTAGTTCCCTTTGTCTTTATAACAAGCCGCCAGCAGGACGAGCAGGGAAGTTATTATGAAAAATCGGTTACGCATTGAAGTATGTTTTTGACAGTTGCAGTATTAGTTGATATCCAGTCCGTTTTCATCCACGAAATAGAACCTTCCGGATCCTGTATCCTTCCTGACCAGGATCAGTTTGGCCGGATTGGAAGTTGCAAAGAAATCGTAATTGCCATCATCGCGCAGCGTGAGCACATACCCTTTATCCGGATTGTTGTTGACCCAGGCAAAAGGATCGGCTGTCATCACATTCAACCTGCCTACGAGGAAGAGGTTACGGGGCGCATCCATTCCGTCCTTTGTCATCGATGTAACACCGGTGGCGATCATGAACAATTCATGTTTGATGCGTGAGTAAGTGCCAAGCGGCCAGGTATTCCACCAGTCGGGTTGTTCCAGTTTGCTGCTGAGGATCACCCTGGCTTTGATCAGTTTATTGATATTGGTATCCAAACCTGCGCCAGGCTTCAATTTCAGCGTCAGCTTAACGGATTGGGTTTGCAGGGAAGGGTCGGTATTGTACAGGATCACCGGCAGCCTGAATACGCCGGAGTCGGCAGGTAAAGAATAATTCTCTTTGAATGGTTCGTAATGCACACCTGCCTGCGCTGTGGTATTGCTGTCAACCACTATCACTCCGAACTGACGGATACTATCCGCTCTCAGGCCACCCAGTTTTACCGGGAGGAAAACGGTATCACTACCCAGTTCGGGCCTGTACGCAAAAGTGTATACAACACTATCCTCGGGATTGATATCGAAATACACATTTTGCAACGGGGCCTTGTACAGGAAATCAGGTGTTTTCTTACAGGCAACTCCCGCAAATATGATCAATATGGTATAAAAGATTACTTGTTTCATGTTCACATCAGTTTAGCGTTGTCCGTATTCTAATTCATCGTTGGGGAGAGGGAGTACGAATACCTTGTCTGAAGGTGGCGTGGTGGCGCCTGTCTCCAGCAGTATGCCCCTGTTGAGGCGTTTGTACAGGTAGAACAACTGTCCTTCTGCATAGGTTTCTTTCCTCACTTCTTTTACCAGTTCATCCATGAAAACTATTTTTGATGCGGTATTTACCGGTACATTGATTCCTCTTGCAGCACGTACGAGGTTGAGATAATCCTGTGCTTTGGCAGGATCGGTATCCCAGCTTGCTTCTGCCGCGATATAATACAGTTCACTCAGCCTGATGGCAGGGTGAACCAGCGGATGCCTGTTGGTTTCCTTATCACGTTTGTATTTCAGGAGCTCATAGCGAACCATGGAGTTGTCGTTGATGAGATTGAACCATTGTTTGAACCGACGATCTTCACCACCTACTCCACCTTTCTCATACAGTTTGTCTCCTGCATCGGCTTTGATATAAAAGCCTGCAAAACCTGTTTCGAAGCGTTTCGCATATTTCTCTCTATGCCAGTTGTCGTACCAGCAGAAAACCAGTTCAGGGTACATGATCCTGTCTTTCAGTTTTACGTCTGCATTGATGAAATCCTGCTCCTTGGTGAAGGGGAATTTCTTAGCATCTATCACTTCTTTTGCATTGGACAATGCTTCCTGTTTTTTATCGAGATAGAGATATACCCGGGCCAGTGTGCCGCATACGGCATAGTAGTTCAGTCTGTGTCGTCTGTTCTGCTGGAACAATACAGGAGATACCAGTTCTTTGGAAGCGGTATCACTGGGATACCCTACAACGTAAGCACCCTTAAGAATGGGATCTGTGGGCTTCAGTAATTCTTTAGCCGCTGTGAGATCGGCCACCATACTATTCAATGCTTCCGTTACGGTGGACATTGGTGTAACCTGGTTGGAAAAAGTAGTTACATAAGGAATGGCTTTCCCGGTTGGGGCCGATGCAAAAGATGGAGCAAACAACCTGAGCATATCGAAGTGAAGATAAGCTCTCAGCGCCAGTGCCTCGCCATGCACCAGTTGACGGTTCACGTCTGTGAAGGGTGTGCCATTGTTGATATTCTCCAGGATCAGGTTACAGTTGGCAATGGCCGTGTATGTTCTGCGCCAAATTTTGTCTCTCAGAGAAACGAAACGTAGATCGGTATAATTGTAGAGGGAGGTTTGTTTATACCCATCCCTGTCGTTGGGTTCAAAATGAAAATTCTGGGCCAGTACTTCCGGCAGTCCGGCAGACAGTTCAAGCCCATACAGTTCTTCATGGCACAGGCAGTGTAAACACCGTTCAGCGCTTCCATGAAACCGGATTCTGTTTTGAACAGTTCATCCTTGGTGACCTGGTCTTCCGGTTTCACATCGAACCACTTGTTGCAGGATGCAAGCAGGAAGAGTGTTGCTATGATGATCAAATATTTTTGCATACCGTATGAATTAGAAGCTTGTTTGAATGGAAAATGTGAATGAACGGGCGAATGGATATTCCAGTCCTCTTTCGATGGTCATCGAAGACCACCTGTAAACATCGTTCATGGTAAAGGATGCGCGGAGGTTGCGCATGGTGAGTTTTTTGCAGAAGTCTTTGCTGAAATCGTACGAGAGATAAACGGAGCTTAACTCCAGTACATTATCACGCTGCACAAAACGATCAGACACCATGGTGGATCCGGTGCTGGCGATGTCTTTGTATTTGGCGATATCGCCTGGCTTTTTCCATCTTTCACCTAAAACACGGCTGTCTACATTATACCGGGGATCTGCATTTTCCACGCGGTCTACCAATGTCTGGTTATAATCCTTACCACCGAACCTGGTATAGAACTGCACCTGCAGCATGAAATTCTTCCAGGCAGCGGAGCCGCCGAAGAATCCATCAGCAGTAGGCGTATTGTCGGCTACAGCCACGATATCTTTTACATCCCATTCATAAGTATAGGTACCATCTTTTTTGAGGAAGATCTCACGGCCATTTTGGGGATCGATGCCCATGGAGCGAACAGCATAGATGGTGTTGAGCGATTGGCCTTCCATATAACGCACCAGTGGTGTACTGCCGTAGCTGGAGGATTGTGCTTCGTCTACCTTGTCGTTATAGGCTTTCAGCGCATTGGAGATGAGTATGATCTTATTGGTATTGCGCGCCATATTGAGGTTCAGGTTCACCATCCATTCTTTTGTTTTTATCACGGCCGCTTTCAGGTTGAGCTCAAATCCTTCGTTGAGCATATCACCCAGGTTCGCTTTGTAAAAGCTGAAACCGGTAGAGGGTGCCAGTGTGATATCTGACAGCATCCCTTTTGTGAGCTTGTGATAGTAGCGGGGCGAGATCATGATACGGTCCTGGAACAGGCCGAGATCAACACCTGCATCTGTATTGATGGTTTGCTGCCATTTCAAAGCCGGGTTGCCGTAATTGGCAACGATGGATCCCATACCGGTGGAATACCAGTCTGACCAATAGTTGAAAGTGGTTTTGGCCATATTGGGCGCGAAGTTGACGGTGCCTGTTTTTCCTGTGCTGGCGCGCAGTTTCAGCATGCTGATGATGCGGCTGTTGAAATTGGCTTCCTTGTGAACATTCCATCCGGCACCTAATGACCAGAAAGTAGCGATCTTTTTTTCAGTTCCGAATTTGGAAGAACCATCGCTTCGCAAAGTGGCATCGAAGAGATACTTGTTCTTATAAGTATAGTTACCACTGATGAAAGTTCCTCCAAGCCGTTCCGTTGTTGAAAATCCGCCGGGTGCGGCTCCTTCGGCATACCCCATCGCAAAGCCGATATTGGTGAACCTGTCGTTCGGAAATCCGATGGCAGTAAAGGAAGTGAAGTCCTGCGTTGCTGTTCTGATATTGGCTCCCAGGGTGGCATTGAAGAAATGATCGCCTACCTGTTTATTGTAGCCGAGGGTAATATTTCCATCAACATAAGTCTCATCTGAATTAGCATAAGTATAGCTACCTCTTTCATTCAGTTTATCAGGTGCGGTGAAGTAATAGTAATTGTCGCCGGGGGAAGTGAACTGATCATAAGTGTGTTTGCGTTTGGTAAGACTGAACAATCCGCGCAGCCTGATACCATCTGCAATATTCCATTCAGCAGAAAAGGCATCGATGAATTCTGTGTACTTGTTCTTGTCGAACGAATGCTGGGTGCTTCTGTACATCGGGTTGAGCACAACATCTGTTACATACTGATCAGCGCCATTGCGGCGGGTATCTATCAGCCAGCTGTCCACTTCCTGGAGGATATTGCCCAGTGAATCCGTTTTGGGATAATAGGGATTCATTCGAACATAATCACTGAAATTTCCCCAGGGTGATTGTGTGGCGTTCATTTGGGTAACGCTGAGTGTGTTCTTGAAAAGGAAATTGGTGTTGGGGTTATAAGCGAGATCTACCCCCACACTGTAGCGGTCGCGCGTTGATTCTTTCATCACACCCGGCTGCGCCTGGTAACGGAGGTCCAACCCATAGCGGATGCCATTGCCGCCGCCTTCGAGGTAGATAGTATGTTTTTGTCCGAGTGCAACCCGCAATGGTTGCGACAACCAGTAGGTGTTGACACCGCTCACCACATTTTGTTTCTTGCGATAATAAAGCGCTTCCTGCATATCGGTACTGCGCTCTCCTACCGAATTGTACAAGCCTGCCAGGCGTTCGTATTCGAGTTTTTGTTCTGCATTCAGCAAATGGTAATCTGTGAGGTCAGGCGCATTGACTGTAAAGTCGCCATTGTAATACACCTGCAGTTTACCAGCCCTGGGTTGTTTGGTGGTGATCACCACTACTCCATTGGCTGCACGGGAACCGTAAACTGCTGTTGCGGCAGCGTCTTTCAGCAGTGTGATACTTTGGATGCGGGAGTTGTCGAGATCATATATTTTCTCAACAGACACTTCGTATCCATCGAGAATAAAAGTGGGCATGTTCACATTGCTTTGCAGGTTGGCGCGGCTGAGAATATCGCCGGTACTGGTGGGCAATGCAGTGCTGCCGCGAAGGTTGATATTGGGTAGCCGATTGGGATTGGAACCCGACAGGTTATTCTCCAATACGCGGAAAGAAGGATCGAATGCCTGGATACTCTGCAATACATTGACCGGGTTCACCTTTCTCAATTCTTCACCACTTACTGTTACTGCATTTCCGGTGAAGCTTTCCTTATTGATGAGCTGATAACCTGTTACAACCACATTGGCGAGCGGATCTTTTGCTGCGCCCTGTTTCAATCTCACCTGGATGATGCTGGCATTCCGGACAGTATAGGTCTGTGGTTCATATCCCACATAACTGATCATCAGTACCGCTCCCAATTTTACGGCAATGTTGAAATTGCCTTTGTTATTGGTAGCAACGCCTTTGTTGGTGCCACGGATGATCACGCTGGCGCCTTCGATGGGCCGTGAAGTACTGTCGTCTACGATCACTCCCGTAACAATGAATCCTGACGGGATAGTGTCTGTAACCAGCGGTGTTGTTTCCGGTTCATCCTTACGCTTTGCACTGATCACGATGGTCCGGTTAACGATTTTGAAACTGAGCGGCTGGTCCTTAAGAACCAGAGCCAGCACATCTTTCATCTCCACATCCTTCACTGATAAAGTAACCGGTTCGGCATCATTGAGCAGACGGGCATTGTAGAAAAAGAGATAGCCTGTTTGCTTCTTGATGTCTGTGAATACTTTTTTCAGCGACGCATTTTCCCGGTGTATGCTTACCTTTTGTGCATTGCCGGAAGCTGATACCTGCAAACAGCCTGCAAGCAGCAGCATAGCTGTCAATCTCATAACCAGGTTAATTTTGGGCTTTGCAAGCTGCTTTTGGCGCACAGCTTTGCAAAGAATGATAAAAATCATACTTTTAAACAGTTGGGTTAAACAATATGGTTCATACAGACAGAGAACTGGTTTTGCCCATCATATTGCCGTCAACGTTGGCGCGTTGGCGGTTTTTTATTGGGAAAACTTTTTTCGTACCAATTTTTCAGTACGGCTATTGCATCGGTGCTTGAACTTTCATGGAGGATAAAGAAAAGCGATCGTTCTTCATCATGGCATCACTGTAACCTTACGGCCTTCCACCTTGAAATGAATGGCGCTTAATTCCAATATATTGAACACTTCGGCGAGTGTACTGTTCCTCGAAATTTCTCCATCGAACTTTTCATTCGGCAACACTCCTTCATACACCACTTCCACATCATACCAGCGGGCCAGCTGTCGCATCACGGTTTTGATATCTGCATTATTGAAATTGAAGAGTCCGTTTTTCCAGGCCACCACATCATCGGTATCTACCTGTCTTAAACGGAAATTACCAGCAGCCCCCCGATCATGTGAATAAATGGATTGCATACTGTGCGTGAGTATTACCGATTGCTGGCTGCCGCCGCCATTGGAGACTTTCACTTTGCCTTCTACCAGTGTGGTTTTAACAGTGGGCTCATTATCATATGCGTTCACATTGAAACCCGTTCCCAATACCTCCACCGTGTTCAACTCACGGCCATGGGCATCCGTAGCTTCAACAATGAATGGCATTGCCGGATTTTTTGCCACATCGAAATATGCTTCTCCGGAGAGCTGCACCTTTCGTTCCGATCCTGTAAAAGCGATCGGGAATCGCAGTACAGACGCGGCATTCAGCCAGGCATGGGTACCATCTGGCAAAACAACCTGGTATTGTCCCCATTGGGTGTACGGATAGTATTGTAAGATGTAGTGGAACCTGTATTTTCTTTGGATGCATCTTTATAGGCGAGCTGGCCATTATCGAGTTTGATGATCCTTGTAGCGCCTTCCTGCGCCAGTAATGTATTGCCGGCAGTATCGAGGAGGATGGTGGATCCATCGCCGAGCGTAAGCGTTGCTTTGTTGCCACCGGGGAGGATTGGATCCGGATTGGTTGCGGTGATCACAGCTGTCTCCTTTGGATCTGTGGCGGGTTTGCTGAGCGTAAACCAGGCGGCCGCTCCCAACAGCAGTAATACAGATGCAGCGATCTGCCAGCTTCGTTTGCGGTAAAAAGGAATTGATTGGGGGTAAGATGAAGAATGGACCTCTGCCTGCAATTTGCGCAACATACGTGCTTTGATCTCCTCAGGTTCGCCCTGATGGTCAACAGGCCATTCTACCGGATGTTCATTAGTAGAGTTGTACCATTGGGTGAGCTCTGCTTCTTCAATTGCGGACGCAGTATTGCTCAGGTATTTTTCCAATAATTGCTGGATCCTTTCAGGGGTCATGCGTTAGTTTTTGGTTGGCCGCAGGCACGGCACTGCAATGATGTACCCACGAAAAAGGCTTTACCCTGAGTGGCTGCTATAATTATTTTAGAAAAATCTGAATGATGACGGTAACCAACGTAAAAAAGCGGTAATTCCCCAACAGGTTCCGGAGTGTTTTGAGAGCTCTTGTCAGATGAGACTCAACGGTTTTGGGTGACAGGTTAAGGGTTGTTGCGATCTCTTTGGTGGAGAGTTGATGATCGCGGCTGTACACAAAAACCAGGCGGCATTGTTCAGGGAGTCCTGCAACGAGACCGTCTACATACTCTTTCAGGAATTTTGCCTGGATGATCTCTTCGTCGAATGCTGCAGAGGGAGTTTCCGGTGAATGCTGTTGCAGCAGGTCTTTCCGCCGGTTTTCGCGTGTAAGTGATTTGAACACGGAGAATTTTACAGCAGTGGCAAGCCAGGCGGCAAGCCGATCGATCTCCATTTGGTGGCGGCGGTTCCAGAGACTGAGCAATACATCATGCACGATCTCCTCAGCCAGCTCTTTGTTGCGGGCATGGTTATAGCCGATGGCGAGCAGTTTGTCCCAGTAACGATGATAGATTTCTTCAAAAGCCTCTTCATCATTATTGCGTAACAAAACTACCAGGTGTTCGTCAGAATAGCTACTATACAGAGATGTTCTCATGGATGTTACCACGCGCTCAAGTTAAGGAAAAATTAGATTTGTGAGGGTTTCCGTAAATTACTGTGGCTTCTTTTGCATGATTCCCCTAATTGCCTGAATATGAAAAGAATTATATTCCTGATCTGTTGCTTTGTTCCGGTTTGCTCATTAGTTGCACAATCCCACAAATATGCGCTTCAGTTTGAATTGAAGGATTTCAGTCTATCTACTCTTCCATCATTGATTGTAGTGGTTGGAGGTAAGGATAAGTCTATCCTTAAGGAGGTCTCAGGTAAAAAAATGGAATTGTGGATTGATTCGATCGTTGATTATCCTATGAACGTGAGGGTGCTGTACTATCCGGATTGCACAAGCGAAATGAGAAAAGATATTGAAGCTGACAGGATTCCCAGACCCAGCGCATCTGCAAATCTTTTTATTACAGACGCAGTAAATCCGGTAATTGTGAAGAGAGATACTATTTTTCTGTTGCAACAAAATATCCTGCAGAAAAAATACCAGCAATTGCAGGATGATATAATGGTTAGGGTGAATCAATTCAATGAAAGAACCGGTAATCAACTGCATCAGGCATACATGGCCACAGAGAGTCAGCAGGAAAAAGATTCCATCGAAAGGTTGCATGATAATATGTTCAAAATAAATGCCGGCCGTCCCAATCTTGACTCTGTAATCATGCCATGCATACAAAACAATCTGAACAATGTGATCTCGCTGCATGCGATGAGTTCCTATATCACACAATGCAGGTTTTTCAAGTTCGATATTCCTGGTCAGACATTTCAATCCTTCCTTCACTCAATGCCTGCTCAGCTCCGGCAGTTAAGGTTTTGGAAAGAACTGGATGAAATAACGAAAGTGATAAAGTCCGGCCGGTCATTGATTGGGCAGAAAGCGCCTGCATTCATCAATCTGAAAGACAGCTCAGGAAAAGTTGTTCAGCTGGAACAACTTAAAGGCAAAATAGTGTTCGTTGATTTTTGGGCAAGCTGGTGCGCTCCCTGTATGGCGCAGGTACCACAGCTTAAAGCTGCATATCAGAAAGTAAAAAACAATACTGTGGAGTTTGTAGGAATTTCACTGGATGAAAGTGTTAATAGCTGGAAACAGGCAATCAGGAATTCTCAACTGAACTGGATCAACCTGACAGACCTGAAGGGCACCAATGGTTTGACCGCCATTCAATACAAAGCTTTGCTGATTCCTTACAATCTTCTCATCGATAAGAACGGTGTTGTTGTAAAAGAAAATATTCCCATAGAAGCGCTTGAAAAAACGATTGAAGAGCTGCTCTGATCATTATCGGCCTACAGTTTTTTAGGCTCCCTTTGCATAATACATTATTTTTATTCCTTATTACTTCTGATGGAACTGGAAGTTTAATCCTGATCTTATAAAAGCAAATACACCTTATGCGAATTTTCTACCTGACTACCATCCTGGTCATGTTTGCTCATACATGGCTGAATTTCGAGAACCGGAATACAAACTCTTCAGCGATCTACAACTCTACGAATGAAACAACTGTTGCACGGACTGGTGGAGAATGGGATGATTTTACCAGCTGTGGCTTTGCAAATGCTCAGTCGAATTCCACTACGGCAGTATGCGTGTTATGCTCCATTCAGGATGCGGCGAATACAACGGATTCGGATACACTGAATTATTCTGTATTATCTATTCCACTGGCAGCAGGCAGTGGCAGTGTACAACAGCAAATGATCTTCCCCTCAGTTTATGCTCCTGGTACGAATGTAAAGATCATGCTTGAATTCCCTGCACAGGTTGTGGATGCCACTTTATTGAGTGCACTTGAGATCAGTTCTTTTAATGGGGCTACGTCTAACAATGACGCCTACCTAGGCAATTCATCTCAACTACAGATCACTCCGGTTGCCGGCAGCACCAGGCTATCTGTTCTTTTTACTGCTGGCGCAGCATTCGACCGCGTGCAGGTAAAGCTTCGTGCCGGGATTGTATCAGCTCTCGTAAAATTGAATTTATATTATGCGCGCATCTATCATGAACCACCTGTCATCAGCAACACAGCGCTGGAAGTATGTGCGCTTACACCTGTGACGCTTTCAGCAACAGATGCGCCGGGTCATTTTATCGAGTGGACGCAGGAGCAGGCCGGCGGCGGCAGCACGATCATTGGAACAGGTGCGAGCATCAATGCTACCGGTTTTACCGGAAGCCGTACCTATTATGCACAGTATGTACGTTCATATGATAATTGCCACACATCGCCCAAAACGCCTGTAACCATTACTACTATTGCAGCGCCGCAAATCAGCCTGGGACCGCAATCCATCCAACGCCAGGTCAATGCAGCTGCCAGCTTTACAATTGATGTATTTAACGACGATCAACTTACCTATCGCTGGCAGTCAGATGCCGGATCAGGTTTTACAGATCTCACTGAAGGAGGCAGCTATGAAAATACAGCTACTGCTACATTGAATATTCCGGCTGTTGCTTTCAGCATGAACGGATACGAATATCGTTGCATCATTTCCAGATGTGGTCAAAGCGATACCAGCCAGGCAGCAACGCTGACTATCACAAAGCTTTCGCAAACTATCAGCTTTGTGGATCAGACAAATGGCAGTACAGTAAATGTGGTATATGGTGATGCAGCGATCTCAGGCGTTGCCAATACCACCTCTTCTTTGGCTGTTGCTTACCAGAGCAGCAATACAAATGTGTTGTCTGTGAATACAACAGGTTCAGTTTCCATTAAAGGAGCTGGCACGGCTGTGATCACGGCATCTCAGGCTGGTGATGCTTCTTATGCACCGGCTCAGGATATTTCATTTACTGTACAGGTAGGTAGAAAGTTACTTGGCATAACTGCTAACACAGCAAGCAAGGTTTATGGAACGAATGATCCTCCGCTAACATATAGTGTATCCGGATTGGTGAACGGGGATCTGGAAAGCATCATCACCGGTGGGTTGAAAAGAGATGTAGGGGAAGATGTAAGTACTTATGCCATCGTTCAAAACACGATCAATGCCGGCAATAATTATACAATCGATTATACCGGAGCAAATTTTACCATTACGAAGGCTTCACAAGTGATCACATGGGTGCAGGAACTGGAAGCAGGTTGTAATGGAATTAATCAAATAACACTTACAGCTAACTCCAGCAGTAACCTTTCTGTGAGTTATTCAGTGGCGGATAACAGTATCGCAACTGTAACAGGTAGTACGCTTACAGCAGCGGGTCCGGGCAGTACAAGTGTTACAGCCGGTCAGGCAGGAGACAATAATTATCTGCCTGCAACACCTGTTTCCATTGTGTTCAATAATCTGAGATCATCTATGATCAGGCAGCACTGGAACGATGTTCTATTGTTTGATAATTCCGGCGGAGAGTTTGTTTCATGGAAATGGTT
This portion of the Pseudobacter ginsenosidimutans genome encodes:
- a CDS encoding RNA polymerase sigma-70 factor; the encoded protein is MRTSLYSSYSDEHLVVLLRNNDEEAFEEIYHRYWDKLLAIGYNHARNKELAEEIVHDVLLSLWNRRHQMEIDRLAAWLATAVKFSVFKSLTRENRRKDLLQQHSPETPSAAFDEEIIQAKFLKEYVDGLVAGLPEQCRLVFVYSRDHQLSTKEIATTLNLSPKTVESHLTRALKTLRNLLGNYRFFTLVTVIIQIFLK
- a CDS encoding TlpA family protein disulfide reductase, whose product is MKRIIFLICCFVPVCSLVAQSHKYALQFELKDFSLSTLPSLIVVVGGKDKSILKEVSGKKMELWIDSIVDYPMNVRVLYYPDCTSEMRKDIEADRIPRPSASANLFITDAVNPVIVKRDTIFLLQQNILQKKYQQLQDDIMVRVNQFNERTGNQLHQAYMATESQQEKDSIERLHDNMFKINAGRPNLDSVIMPCIQNNLNNVISLHAMSSYITQCRFFKFDIPGQTFQSFLHSMPAQLRQLRFWKELDEITKVIKSGRSLIGQKAPAFINLKDSSGKVVQLEQLKGKIVFVDFWASWCAPCMAQVPQLKAAYQKVKNNTVEFVGISLDESVNSWKQAIRNSQLNWINLTDLKGTNGLTAIQYKALLIPYNLLIDKNGVVVKENIPIEALEKTIEELL
- a CDS encoding MBG domain-containing protein; amino-acid sequence: MRIFYLTTILVMFAHTWLNFENRNTNSSAIYNSTNETTVARTGGEWDDFTSCGFANAQSNSTTAVCVLCSIQDAANTTDSDTLNYSVLSIPLAAGSGSVQQQMIFPSVYAPGTNVKIMLEFPAQVVDATLLSALEISSFNGATSNNDAYLGNSSQLQITPVAGSTRLSVLFTAGAAFDRVQVKLRAGIVSALVKLNLYYARIYHEPPVISNTALEVCALTPVTLSATDAPGHFIEWTQEQAGGGSTIIGTGASINATGFTGSRTYYAQYVRSYDNCHTSPKTPVTITTIAAPQISLGPQSIQRQVNAAASFTIDVFNDDQLTYRWQSDAGSGFTDLTEGGSYENTATATLNIPAVAFSMNGYEYRCIISRCGQSDTSQAATLTITKLSQTISFVDQTNGSTVNVVYGDAAISGVANTTSSLAVAYQSSNTNVLSVNTTGSVSIKGAGTAVITASQAGDASYAPAQDISFTVQVGRKLLGITANTASKVYGTNDPPLTYSVSGLVNGDLESIITGGLKRDVGEDVSTYAIVQNTINAGNNYTIDYTGANFTITKASQVITWVQELEAGCNGINQITLTANSSSNLSVSYSVADNSIATVTGSTLTAAGPGSTSVTAGQAGDNNYLPATPVSIVFNNLRSSMIRQHWNDVLLFDNSGGEFVSWKWFKNNTEVSGQTQPYYSEKQSLHGTYYAIATDRAGNTLRTCPITISAGTAPVRNMRVYPNPAKAGNPVTVEINYPAGELQGARLVISHTNGTVVQEYNNVQPVMTIALPSSGQLFIVSIVLANGQRATVNVLAK
- a CDS encoding SusC/RagA family TonB-linked outer membrane protein, with product MRLTAMLLLAGCLQVSASGNAQKVSIHRENASLKKVFTDIKKQTGYLFFYNARLLNDAEPVTLSVKDVEMKDVLALVLKDQPLSFKIVNRTIVISAKRKDEPETTPLVTDTIPSGFIVTGVIVDDSTSRPIEGASVIIRGTNKGVATNNKGNFNIAVKLGAVLMISYVGYEPQTYTVRNASIIQVRLKQGAAKDPLANVVVTGYQLINKESFTGNAVTVSGEELRKVNPVNVLQSIQAFDPSFRVLENNLSGSNPNRLPNINLRGSTALPTSTGDILSRANLQSNVNMPTFILDGYEVSVEKIYDLDNSRIQSITLLKDAAATAVYGSRAANGVVVITTKQPRAGKLQVYYNGDFTVNAPDLTDYHLLNAEQKLEYERLAGLYNSVGERSTDMQEALYYRKKQNVVSGVNTYWLSQPLRVALGQKHTIYLEGGGNGIRYGLDLRYQAQPGVMKESTRDRYSVGVDLAYNPNTNFLFKNTLSVTQMNATQSPWGNFSDYVRMNPYYPKTDSLGNILQEVDSWLIDTRRNGADQYVTDVVLNPMYRSTQHSFDKNKYTEFIDAFSAEWNIADGIRLRGLFSLTKRKHTYDQFTSPGDNYYYFTAPDKLNERGSYTYANSDETYVDGNITLGYNKQVGDHFFNATLGANIRTATQDFTSFTAIGFPNDRFTNIGFAMGYAEGAAPGGFSTTERLGGTFISGNYTYKNKYLFDATLRSDGSSKFGTEKKIATFWSLGAGWNVHKEANFNSRIISMLKLRASTGKTGTVNFAPNMAKTTFNYWSDWYSTGMGSIVANYGNPALKWQQTINTDAGVDLGLFQDRIMISPRYYHKLTKGMLSDITLAPSTGFSFYKANLGDMLNEGFELNLKAAVIKTKEWMVNLNLNMARNTNKIILISNALKAYNDKVDEAQSSSYGSTPLVRYMEGQSLNTIYAVRSMGIDPQNGREIFLKKDGTYTYEWDVKDIVAVADNTPTADGFFGGSAAWKNFMLQVQFYTRFGGKDYNQTLVDRVENADPRYNVDSRVLGERWKKPGDIAKYKDIASTGSTMVSDRFVQRDNVLELSSVYLSYDFSKDFCKKLTMRNLRASFTMNDVYRWSSMTIERGLEYPFARSFTFSIQTSF
- a CDS encoding DUF4843 domain-containing protein, which encodes MKQVIFYTILIIFAGVACKKTPDFLYKAPLQNVYFDINPEDSVVYTFAYRPELGSDTVFLPVKLGGLRADSIRQFGVIVVDSNTTAQAGVHYEPFKENYSLPADSGVFRLPVILYNTDPSLQTQSVKLTLKLKPGAGLDTNINKLIKARVILSSKLEQPDWWNTWPLGTYSRIKHELFMIATGVTSMTKDGMDAPRNLFLVGRLNVMTADPFAWVNNNPDKGYVLTLRDDGNYDFFATSNPAKLILVRKDTGSGRFYFVDENGLDIN
- a CDS encoding RagB/SusD family nutrient uptake outer membrane protein, whose product is MSAGLPEVLAQNFHFEPNDRDGYKQTSLYNYTDLRFVSLRDKIWRRTYTAIANCNLILENINNGTPFTDVNRQLVHGEALALRAYLHFDMLRLFAPSFASAPTGKAIPYVTTFSNQVTPMSTVTEALNSMVADLTAAKELLKPTDPILKGAYVVGYPSDTASKELVSPVLFQQNRRHRLNYYAVCGTLARVYLYLDKKQEALSNAKEVIDAKKFPFTKEQDFINADVKLKDRIMYPELVFCWYDNWHREKYAKRFETGFAGFYIKADAGDKLYEKGGVGGEDRRFKQWFNLINDNSMVRYELLKYKRDKETNRHPLVHPAIRLSELYYIAAEASWDTDPAKAQDYLNLVRAARGINVPVNTASKIVFMDELVKEVRKETYAEGQLFYLYKRLNRGILLETGATTPPSDKVFVLPLPNDELEYGQR
- a CDS encoding FecR family protein — protein: MPDGTHAWLNAASVLRFPIAFTGSERKVQLSGEAYFDVAKNPAMPFIVEATDAHGRELNTVEVLGTGFNVNAYDNEPTVKTTLVEGKVKVSNGGGSQQSVILTHSMQSIYSHDRGAAGNFRLRQVDTDDVVAWKNGLFNFNNADIKTVMRQLARWYDVEVVYEGVLPNEKFDGEISRNSTLAEVFNILELSAIHFKVEGRKVTVMP